In the Hymenobacter volaticus genome, one interval contains:
- a CDS encoding helix-turn-helix domain-containing protein, which yields MQCAVEDVPLIAHPLAQLQASLVREIRAGNVAEALVQVQQYFLTARAWMASDKLLVQAGGAMREANGTLPVSKVAATAHATVRTLERRFKQAAGHTVKDVSSLMRFEQVRNHLWQHPDVNLAGLAQELGYADQAHLSREFKRYSGTTPAAFARKAKSRK from the coding sequence GTGCAGTGCGCAGTTGAGGACGTACCGCTTATTGCGCATCCTCTTGCCCAGCTGCAAGCCTCGCTAGTGAGGGAAATTCGAGCAGGCAACGTAGCGGAGGCGCTGGTACAAGTACAACAGTACTTCCTGACTGCTCGGGCATGGATGGCTAGTGACAAGCTGCTAGTTCAAGCGGGTGGGGCAATGCGGGAAGCCAACGGCACTCTCCCAGTTAGTAAAGTGGCAGCCACCGCGCATGCCACGGTTCGGACCCTAGAGCGAAGGTTTAAGCAAGCGGCGGGGCATACAGTAAAAGACGTATCCTCCCTGATGCGCTTCGAGCAAGTACGCAACCACTTATGGCAGCACCCGGATGTTAACTTAGCCGGCCTGGCGCAGGAGCTAGGGTATGCTGATCAAGCCCACCTGAGCCGGGAATTCAAGCGCTACAGCGGCACCACGCCCGCGGCTTTCGCGCGCAAAGCCAAAAGCAGAAAATAG
- a CDS encoding hybrid sensor histidine kinase/response regulator transcription factor: MPQQNHYAYQLKGFDQGWNYVGSTTTAYYTNLDPGEYEFQVKASNNDGIWNPAGTSIKIVIHPPFWRTYYAYVLYVALFGCTLLYIRYRGIKQLKKEFEQEQERKQAERVRELDSLKIKFLTNLSHEFRTPISLILAPANKLMAQQKDPQSAGQLQVIQRNAQRLLHLVNQLLDFRKLEEHELQLNLSEGEISSFVREVTNSFQDLAEIKKIKLSLRLPSEQLFVLFDYDKVERILVNLLSNAFKFTPEGGSVRVELSALPAPAATPETTIRIEVADTGIGISPSEQNLIFERFFQGHELGSVLNQSSGIGLSITKEFAELHGGTIAVASELSQGTSFTVELPLATFAPVVEQETELPAEAASITESKKPGRPVKKHKGEELPHLLLVEDDDDFRYYLKDNLKDNYKITDVINGKDGWYKALSCHPDLIVSDITMPYMDGVALSRKLKSDKRTSHIPIILLTGLTQDGEQLRGLESGANDYLTKPFNFEILHVRIKNLLELNRALKTTYTKQLQVVPSPVEIESSSEKFLNNVVLYIEKNLKNTNFSVEDLSDHFGMSRGSMYNKILELTGMPPVEFIRSFKLDRAAVLLQESDLTISEVAYRAGFATPHYFTKSFKAKFSILPSDYRKSKKQGLTS; encoded by the coding sequence TTGCCCCAGCAAAACCACTACGCCTACCAGCTAAAAGGCTTTGACCAGGGGTGGAATTACGTGGGTTCTACCACCACAGCCTACTACACCAACCTGGACCCGGGGGAATACGAGTTTCAAGTGAAAGCCAGCAATAACGACGGCATCTGGAACCCGGCCGGTACTTCCATCAAGATCGTCATTCATCCTCCTTTCTGGCGAACTTACTATGCTTACGTGTTGTACGTGGCCCTGTTTGGTTGTACCCTGCTTTACATTCGCTACCGGGGCATCAAGCAGTTGAAAAAGGAGTTCGAGCAAGAGCAAGAACGCAAACAGGCCGAACGGGTTCGGGAATTGGACTCGTTGAAAATCAAGTTCTTAACTAACCTAAGTCACGAATTCCGCACGCCCATCTCACTAATTCTAGCGCCGGCCAACAAGTTGATGGCCCAGCAAAAAGACCCGCAGAGCGCCGGCCAGCTGCAAGTAATCCAGCGCAATGCGCAGCGACTCTTGCATCTGGTTAACCAGCTGCTGGATTTTCGCAAGCTGGAAGAACACGAACTTCAACTGAATTTATCGGAGGGAGAAATTTCGTCTTTCGTGCGGGAAGTAACCAACTCGTTTCAGGATCTGGCCGAAATCAAGAAAATCAAGTTGTCGCTGCGCCTCCCCTCCGAGCAACTGTTTGTGTTGTTCGACTACGACAAGGTAGAGCGTATACTGGTTAACCTGCTTTCCAATGCGTTCAAGTTCACGCCCGAGGGCGGCAGCGTCCGCGTGGAACTCTCGGCCCTCCCGGCGCCGGCGGCCACACCGGAAACAACCATCCGGATTGAAGTTGCCGACACCGGCATCGGGATTTCCCCTAGCGAGCAGAATCTCATCTTCGAGCGCTTTTTTCAAGGGCACGAACTCGGTTCGGTATTAAACCAAAGCAGCGGCATCGGCCTCTCCATCACCAAAGAGTTTGCCGAACTGCACGGTGGCACAATTGCCGTGGCCAGTGAACTGAGCCAGGGCACCTCCTTCACTGTGGAGCTGCCGCTCGCAACGTTTGCCCCAGTGGTTGAGCAGGAAACTGAACTACCGGCCGAGGCGGCTTCAATAACAGAAAGTAAAAAGCCCGGCCGGCCAGTGAAAAAGCACAAAGGGGAAGAACTACCCCACTTGCTACTGGTAGAAGACGACGATGATTTCCGGTACTATCTGAAAGACAATCTTAAAGACAATTACAAAATCACCGATGTAATAAACGGCAAAGACGGCTGGTACAAAGCCCTGTCCTGCCACCCCGACCTGATCGTTAGTGATATTACCATGCCCTACATGGATGGGGTGGCATTGAGCCGTAAGCTAAAGTCGGATAAGCGAACCAGCCATATTCCCATCATCCTGCTAACGGGACTGACGCAAGATGGCGAGCAGTTGCGGGGGCTCGAATCCGGGGCCAACGACTACTTAACCAAGCCGTTCAACTTCGAGATTCTGCACGTTAGAATTAAGAATTTGCTGGAGCTGAATCGGGCGCTGAAAACCACCTACACCAAACAACTCCAAGTGGTCCCGAGTCCGGTGGAAATCGAGTCGAGCAGTGAGAAGTTTCTCAACAATGTGGTTCTCTACATCGAGAAAAACCTGAAGAACACCAACTTCTCGGTGGAAGACTTGAGTGACCATTTCGGCATGAGCCGGGGCTCGATGTACAATAAAATCCTGGAGTTGACGGGCATGCCACCCGTCGAGTTTATTCGCTCCTTTAAGCTGGACCGGGCAGCCGTGCTGCTGCAGGAAAGTGACCTTACCATCTCGGAGGTTGCGTACCGGGCCGGGTTTGCCACCCCTCATTACTTCACCAAGTCGTTTAAAGCCAAATTCAGCATCCTGCCCTCCGACTACCGGAAAAGCAAGAAGCAAGGATTGACTAGCTAG
- a CDS encoding ligand-binding sensor domain-containing protein encodes MSRKLYYPRYEVNIRTFLLLMVGVFLLVGKTSSAQTRDIKFTALTAKDGLTSNTVNVILKDRYGLLWLATDGGLKKYDGQSFRTYQLKAPAVGSVQSNDVTALHEDQTGRIWVGSMGGGLFTYNRSLDVFTPYQAAPLDNKYIKSLCSDAAGNIWVASIAGVQILAPQTNKITRVSLLPPDQASTLNPWCVYKDRRHRIWIGTERGLYCYSSAGTPIRSFRREQARPRSLVGDTVNTIAEDQRGRLWIGTSNGLSQLADDEASFTNFKFNYRDPHTIGSNIIYTIAADQDGTIWLGTEGGLDIMDVQSGMVSRQAHNSRDPYSLNSKSVRSLLIDRQGIHWIGTYQGGISKYDQNLTLFNVERSSELDPFGLNSPAVTAFAENRNGEIFVGTDGGGLNVYNLKTRLFRHVDIKSRERINLAGLPILSMLLDRHDQLWIGTFGHGLFIYNTRTGSYEQLLAKRGASQLNSDDIFCLKEDHNGTIWIGTNGGGVNVYDPNTKRISKFTARPKTAEDKLLPINNYIRAIEEDSNGNIWIGSAGSGIAVYHPVDQQFTVYNTARTGLALDRINTFGRDHRGVMWIGTAGDGLYQFDTRSSKLTAFPKQKGLLDGFIHKILEDQEGHVWISTNQGVSRLNTAHNNFTNYSPDNGLQGKAFLNNSGIKSANGSLFFGGLEGFNYFNPAHIKVNRNIPPVLLTDLKVDNKSVVAGLQSPCIKPLPLPRQSI; translated from the coding sequence ATGAGCAGGAAACTTTATTATCCCCGCTACGAAGTCAACATCCGCACCTTCCTGCTTTTGATGGTTGGGGTGTTTCTGCTGGTAGGAAAGACCTCTTCCGCTCAGACGCGCGATATCAAGTTCACGGCGTTAACCGCTAAGGACGGGTTAACTTCCAATACAGTTAATGTTATTCTCAAAGACCGGTACGGGCTACTTTGGCTGGCCACTGATGGCGGCCTCAAAAAATATGACGGTCAAAGCTTTAGAACGTATCAACTGAAGGCGCCCGCAGTAGGTAGCGTTCAGAGCAACGACGTAACGGCCCTGCACGAAGATCAAACGGGCCGAATATGGGTTGGTAGCATGGGGGGCGGGCTCTTCACCTATAACCGCAGCTTGGATGTGTTCACGCCCTACCAAGCTGCCCCGCTCGACAACAAATACATTAAATCGTTGTGCAGTGATGCCGCTGGCAATATCTGGGTGGCCTCCATTGCCGGCGTGCAAATCCTAGCGCCGCAAACCAACAAAATCACGCGGGTTTCTCTACTACCCCCTGACCAGGCAAGTACGTTGAACCCGTGGTGCGTCTACAAAGATCGTCGGCACCGGATCTGGATCGGCACCGAACGCGGCTTGTACTGCTACAGCTCAGCCGGTACTCCCATCCGGTCTTTCAGACGGGAGCAAGCCCGGCCGCGCAGCTTGGTTGGTGACACTGTCAACACAATTGCCGAAGATCAGCGCGGTCGGTTATGGATTGGGACCAGCAATGGGCTTAGCCAACTAGCTGACGACGAGGCGAGTTTTACCAACTTTAAATTTAATTACCGCGACCCGCATACCATCGGCAGCAATATTATTTATACCATTGCGGCGGACCAGGACGGCACCATCTGGCTGGGCACTGAAGGGGGCCTCGATATTATGGATGTGCAGTCGGGAATGGTTTCGCGCCAGGCGCACAACAGCCGGGACCCCTACAGCTTGAACAGCAAATCGGTCCGCAGTCTGCTAATCGACCGCCAGGGTATTCATTGGATCGGCACCTACCAGGGCGGAATCAGCAAATACGATCAAAACCTTACTTTATTCAACGTTGAGCGCAGCAGTGAGTTGGATCCGTTCGGCCTCAACTCGCCCGCTGTAACGGCTTTTGCCGAAAACCGCAACGGCGAAATCTTTGTGGGCACCGACGGGGGCGGCCTGAACGTATACAACTTGAAAACCCGCTTGTTCCGCCACGTGGATATCAAGAGCCGCGAGCGAATTAATCTGGCCGGGCTACCCATCCTGAGCATGCTGCTAGATCGGCACGACCAGCTCTGGATCGGAACCTTCGGACACGGCCTGTTCATTTACAATACCCGCACGGGTAGCTACGAGCAGCTGCTGGCCAAGCGGGGCGCCTCGCAGCTAAACAGCGACGATATTTTTTGCCTTAAGGAAGACCATAACGGCACGATTTGGATCGGCACCAACGGGGGTGGGGTGAACGTGTATGATCCTAACACGAAAAGGATCAGCAAATTCACTGCCCGACCTAAAACGGCCGAGGACAAGCTTCTGCCTATCAACAACTATATCCGAGCTATCGAGGAAGACTCGAACGGCAACATCTGGATTGGCTCGGCGGGCAGCGGCATTGCCGTGTATCACCCCGTCGACCAGCAATTTACGGTGTACAACACGGCGCGGACCGGGCTGGCCTTGGATCGAATTAACACGTTTGGGCGCGACCACCGCGGCGTTATGTGGATTGGAACCGCCGGCGACGGGTTGTACCAGTTCGATACGCGTTCCAGTAAGCTAACGGCGTTTCCCAAGCAAAAAGGTTTGCTGGACGGGTTCATCCATAAAATTTTAGAAGACCAAGAAGGTCACGTCTGGATCAGCACCAATCAGGGTGTCAGTCGACTCAACACCGCGCACAATAATTTCACCAACTATTCCCCGGATAACGGCTTGCAAGGCAAGGCCTTTCTAAACAACTCCGGCATTAAATCGGCAAACGGCTCCCTGTTTTTCGGAGGGCTTGAAGGCTTTAATTACTTCAATCCCGCCCACATAAAAGTTAACCGCAATATTCCACCGGTGCTGCTAACCGATTTGAAAGTCGACAACAAATCGGTTGTTGCCGGTCTTCAGTCCCCCTGCATCAAGCCATTGCCGTTGCCAAGGCAATCGATTTAG